A single Nocardioides bizhenqiangii DNA region contains:
- a CDS encoding LOG family protein, with protein sequence MIQRLAMFLGSRNGSDPRFADRAYDVGTQLAAREIELVYGGGGAGLMGRVSQGALDGGGRVYGVIPRFMVEREWGRLHQPGVQMHVVETMHERKAMMAERVDAFLTLPGGLGTLEELFEVWTWQTLSLHSKPVGLLNIDGFWDPLVETLDRLADHAFMDRSTVDGLVVAPDLDTALEGLAAQLG encoded by the coding sequence GTGATCCAGCGACTCGCGATGTTCCTCGGCTCTCGCAACGGTTCGGACCCGCGATTCGCGGACCGGGCGTACGACGTCGGCACGCAGCTTGCCGCGCGCGAGATCGAGCTCGTCTACGGCGGGGGTGGCGCCGGCCTGATGGGACGGGTGTCCCAGGGCGCGCTCGACGGTGGTGGCCGGGTCTACGGCGTGATCCCCCGGTTCATGGTCGAGCGGGAGTGGGGTCGGCTGCACCAGCCGGGCGTACAGATGCACGTCGTCGAGACCATGCATGAGCGCAAGGCGATGATGGCGGAGCGCGTCGACGCCTTCCTGACCCTGCCGGGCGGCCTCGGCACCCTGGAGGAGCTGTTCGAGGTCTGGACCTGGCAGACCCTGTCCCTGCACAGCAAGCCGGTCGGGTTGCTCAACATCGACGGCTTCTGGGACCCCCTGGTCGAGACCCTCGACCGCCTCGCCGACCACGCCTTCATGGATCGCAGCACGGTGGATGGGCTCGTTGTCGCGCCTGACCTCGACACCGCGCTCGAGGGTCTCGCTGCGCAGCTCGGCTAG
- a CDS encoding maleylpyruvate isomerase N-terminal domain-containing protein, translated as MTRLDHSEYLDHIRRDSARFREVLAACDPAAPVPSCPEWSAADLLWHLTTVQHSWWAVVVNRPQSREEMGYTEPDRPEGYDALLAAFDDAHGAFAAALEAADPAEPAWSWSSEAADQTVAFTYRRQAHEALIHRVDAELTAGALTSLDPALAADGVDEALDKMYGALPSWGRFEPQPRYIEFRIADFGTSVWTQLGTFSGTAPDGEEFSDEQDMHVVADPGVPPDAVVAGDAAVLDSWLWHRGDEAGIAISGDTRVIEHARAVLGNPIA; from the coding sequence GTGACCCGACTCGACCACTCGGAGTACCTCGACCATATCCGCCGCGACTCCGCCCGGTTCCGTGAGGTGCTCGCCGCCTGCGACCCGGCAGCGCCGGTCCCCTCGTGCCCGGAATGGTCGGCCGCCGACCTGCTGTGGCACCTGACCACCGTCCAGCACTCCTGGTGGGCGGTGGTGGTCAACCGGCCGCAGTCCCGGGAGGAGATGGGCTACACCGAGCCCGATCGGCCGGAGGGCTACGACGCGTTGCTCGCCGCGTTCGACGACGCTCATGGCGCCTTCGCGGCGGCCCTGGAGGCCGCCGACCCGGCCGAGCCCGCGTGGTCCTGGTCGAGCGAGGCAGCCGACCAGACCGTGGCCTTCACCTACCGTCGCCAGGCCCACGAAGCCCTGATCCACCGCGTCGACGCCGAGCTCACCGCGGGCGCGCTCACCTCCCTCGACCCTGCGCTCGCCGCCGACGGCGTCGACGAGGCGCTCGACAAGATGTACGGCGCTCTGCCGTCGTGGGGCCGGTTCGAGCCCCAGCCCCGCTACATCGAGTTCAGGATCGCCGACTTCGGGACGTCGGTCTGGACCCAGCTCGGGACCTTCTCGGGCACCGCGCCCGATGGCGAGGAGTTCTCCGACGAGCAGGACATGCACGTCGTGGCGGACCCGGGCGTGCCGCCCGACGCGGTGGTCGCCGGCGACGCCGCGGTCCTCGACTCGTGGCTGTGGCACCGCGGCGACGAGGCCGGCATCGCGATCTCCGGCGACACCCGCGTCATCGAGCACGCGCGGGCGGTCCTCGGCAACCCGATCGCGTGA
- the argJ gene encoding bifunctional glutamate N-acetyltransferase/amino-acid acetyltransferase ArgJ, whose translation MSVTTPAGFVAAGVHCGLKANGNPDLALVVNQGPRFDSASVFTANRCKANPVLWSEQVVKDGVVKAVVLNSGGANCYTGAEGFQTTHEVAERVASNLGIGAVDVVVCSTGLIGLRNDRPTLLAGVDAVHAALSADGGDDAAHAIMTTDSVSKQVVVERTGWSIAGMAKGAGMLAPQLATMLVVITTDAEMPAEELDAALRAATRVSFDRLDSDGCMSTNDTVTVMASGASGITPDAAEFTAALTEVCSSLAMQLLADAEGADHEIAITTVNAATEDEAVAVSRSVARSNLFKAAIFGNDPNWGRVLASIGTTDAAFDPADLDVAMNDVWVCRSSGLGEDPATIDLEPRQVTVTIDLKAGAAEATVWTNDLTHAYVHENSAYSS comes from the coding sequence ATGAGCGTCACCACCCCTGCCGGCTTCGTCGCCGCCGGCGTCCACTGCGGCCTGAAGGCCAACGGCAACCCGGACCTCGCCCTGGTGGTCAACCAGGGCCCGCGGTTCGACTCCGCCAGCGTGTTCACCGCCAACCGCTGCAAGGCCAACCCGGTGCTGTGGAGCGAGCAGGTCGTCAAGGACGGCGTGGTCAAGGCCGTCGTCCTCAACTCCGGCGGCGCCAACTGCTACACGGGCGCCGAGGGCTTCCAGACCACCCACGAGGTCGCCGAGCGGGTCGCCTCGAACCTCGGGATCGGCGCCGTCGACGTGGTCGTCTGCTCGACCGGCCTGATCGGGCTGCGCAACGACCGCCCGACACTGCTCGCCGGCGTCGACGCGGTGCATGCCGCGCTGTCGGCCGACGGCGGTGACGACGCGGCGCACGCGATCATGACCACCGACTCGGTCAGCAAGCAGGTCGTGGTCGAGCGGACCGGCTGGTCGATCGCCGGGATGGCCAAGGGCGCCGGCATGCTCGCGCCCCAGCTGGCCACGATGCTGGTGGTCATCACGACCGATGCGGAGATGCCGGCCGAGGAGCTCGACGCGGCGCTGCGGGCCGCGACCCGGGTGAGCTTCGACCGGCTCGACTCCGACGGATGCATGTCGACCAACGACACCGTGACGGTGATGGCGAGCGGAGCCAGCGGCATCACGCCGGACGCCGCGGAGTTCACGGCAGCACTCACCGAGGTCTGCAGCTCGCTCGCGATGCAGCTGCTCGCCGACGCCGAGGGCGCCGACCACGAGATCGCGATCACGACCGTCAACGCAGCCACCGAGGACGAAGCGGTCGCCGTCAGCCGCAGCGTGGCCCGGAGCAACCTCTTCAAGGCTGCGATCTTCGGCAACGACCCCAACTGGGGCCGGGTGCTGGCATCGATCGGTACGACGGACGCCGCGTTCGACCCGGCCGATCTCGACGTCGCGATGAACGACGTCTGGGTCTGCCGCAGCTCCGGACTGGGGGAGGACCCCGCCACCATCGACCTCGAGCCCCGCCAGGTCACCGTGACCATCGACCTCAAGGCCGGCGCCGCCGAGGCCACGGTCTGGACCAACGACCTGACCCACGCCTACGTCCACGAGAACAGCGCCTACAGCTCATGA
- the argC gene encoding N-acetyl-gamma-glutamyl-phosphate reductase: protein MERVNRVKVAVAGASGYAGGEVLRLLLGHPQVEIGAVTAGSNAGATLGSLQPHLTPLADRVLEETSLATLAGHDVVVLALPHGQSGPLASELGALDDTVVVIDCGADFRLREPGDWERFYGSAHAGTWPYGLPELPGQRELLAGATRIAVPGCYPTVSTLTLAPAVAAGLVVPDVVVVAASGTSGAGKAAKPHLLGSETMGNVSAYGVGGGHRHTPEITQNLGSLTDVPVRVSFTPLLVPMPRGILATCSAPLAGPLTPTEAYDVYAKAYADEPFVHLLPPGQWPQTKSVVGSNVVQLQVTVDEAAGRLVAVGAVDNLAKGTAGAAVQCLNLALGWDETTGLSAVGLAP from the coding sequence GTGGAACGGGTCAATCGGGTCAAGGTCGCGGTCGCCGGCGCCAGCGGGTACGCCGGCGGGGAGGTGCTGCGCCTCCTGCTGGGTCACCCCCAGGTGGAGATCGGCGCCGTCACGGCGGGCAGCAACGCGGGCGCGACGCTCGGCTCGCTGCAGCCCCACCTGACGCCCTTGGCCGACCGGGTCCTCGAGGAGACCAGCCTCGCGACGCTGGCCGGCCACGACGTCGTCGTCCTGGCACTGCCGCACGGACAGTCCGGCCCCCTCGCCTCGGAGCTCGGCGCCCTCGACGACACCGTGGTCGTCATCGACTGCGGCGCCGACTTCCGGCTCAGGGAACCGGGCGACTGGGAGCGCTTCTACGGCAGCGCCCACGCCGGCACCTGGCCCTACGGCCTGCCCGAGCTCCCCGGCCAGCGGGAGCTGCTCGCCGGTGCCACGCGGATCGCCGTGCCGGGCTGCTACCCGACGGTCTCGACGCTCACCCTCGCTCCGGCCGTGGCCGCAGGCCTGGTCGTGCCCGACGTCGTCGTGGTCGCCGCCTCGGGGACCAGCGGCGCCGGCAAGGCGGCGAAGCCGCACCTGCTCGGCAGCGAGACCATGGGCAACGTCTCGGCGTACGGCGTCGGCGGCGGGCACCGGCACACCCCCGAGATCACCCAGAACCTCGGCAGCCTGACGGACGTCCCCGTCCGGGTGAGCTTCACGCCGCTGCTGGTGCCGATGCCGCGGGGGATCCTCGCCACCTGCAGCGCGCCCCTTGCCGGGCCGCTCACGCCGACCGAGGCCTACGACGTCTACGCCAAGGCGTACGCCGACGAGCCGTTCGTTCACCTGCTCCCGCCGGGCCAGTGGCCGCAGACCAAGTCGGTCGTCGGGTCCAATGTCGTGCAGCTGCAGGTGACCGTCGACGAGGCGGCCGGCCGGCTGGTGGCCGTCGGCGCGGTCGACAACCTGGCGAAGGGCACGGCCGGTGCCGCCGTGCAGTGCCTCAACCTCGCTCTCGGGTGGGACGAGACCACCGGCCTTTCTGCGGTAGGACTGGCCCCGTGA
- a CDS encoding acetylornithine transaminase: MTATQAWTERYAGALMNTFGPPKLVLTRGDGAHVWDADGREYVDLLGGIAVNALGHNHPRLTKAVTEQLQTLGHISNFFASEPQIELAERLVSLLGTEAHVFFTNSGAEANEAAFKLTRRTGRTKVVVTEGGFHGRTMGALALTSKLAYREPFEPLPGDVVFVPYGDIAALDAAVDERTAAVLVEPVQGEAGVVAPPTDYLPAAQRIAHEHGALLWLDEVQTGVGRTGAWFAHQHPDLVSGPVTPDIVTLAKGLAGGIPIGACIATGGSGKLFDPGNHGTTFGGNPVAAAAALAVLDTITADGLLDHVTRLGSRIRDGLAADRRVTEVRGAGLLIGLDLAEAKAADVVAAAQDAGYIVNAPTPDRIRLAPPLVLTDSDVDGFLAAWPAILDAAGVGVSTGSTTEGDA, encoded by the coding sequence ATGACCGCCACGCAAGCCTGGACCGAGCGGTACGCCGGCGCGCTGATGAACACCTTCGGCCCGCCGAAGCTGGTCCTCACCCGGGGCGACGGCGCGCACGTGTGGGACGCCGACGGCCGGGAGTACGTCGACCTGCTCGGCGGCATCGCCGTCAACGCCCTCGGGCACAACCATCCACGGCTGACCAAGGCCGTGACCGAGCAGCTGCAGACGCTGGGCCACATCTCCAACTTCTTCGCCAGCGAGCCGCAGATCGAGCTTGCCGAGCGACTGGTCTCACTGCTCGGCACCGAGGCGCACGTCTTCTTCACCAACTCCGGCGCGGAGGCCAACGAGGCGGCGTTCAAGCTCACCCGGCGCACCGGCCGCACCAAGGTGGTCGTCACGGAGGGCGGCTTCCACGGCCGGACCATGGGCGCTCTCGCGCTGACCTCGAAGCTCGCCTATCGCGAGCCGTTCGAGCCGCTGCCCGGCGACGTGGTCTTCGTGCCCTACGGTGACATCGCCGCGCTCGACGCCGCGGTAGACGAGCGGACCGCCGCTGTGCTCGTCGAGCCGGTCCAGGGGGAGGCCGGCGTCGTCGCACCTCCGACCGACTACCTGCCCGCCGCCCAAAGGATCGCGCACGAGCACGGCGCCCTGCTCTGGCTCGACGAGGTGCAGACCGGCGTCGGGCGGACCGGGGCGTGGTTCGCGCACCAGCACCCGGACCTCGTGAGCGGACCCGTCACCCCCGACATCGTCACCCTCGCCAAGGGCCTCGCCGGCGGCATCCCGATCGGCGCCTGCATCGCGACCGGCGGCTCCGGCAAGCTCTTCGACCCCGGCAACCACGGCACCACGTTCGGCGGCAACCCGGTGGCGGCCGCGGCCGCCCTCGCCGTCCTCGACACCATCACGGCCGACGGCCTGCTCGACCACGTCACCCGGCTCGGATCGCGGATCCGGGACGGCCTGGCCGCCGACCGGCGCGTCACCGAGGTCCGCGGCGCCGGCCTGCTGATCGGCCTCGACCTGGCTGAGGCCAAGGCTGCAGACGTCGTCGCAGCGGCGCAGGACGCCGGCTACATCGTCAACGCCCCGACCCCCGACCGGATCCGGCTCGCGCCGCCCCTGGTGCTGACGGACTCGGACGTCGACGGATTCCTCGCGGCGTGGCCCGCCATCCTCGACGCCGCCGGCGTCGGCGTCTCGACAGGCTCGACCACCGAGGGGGACGCATGA
- a CDS encoding TolB family protein, whose amino-acid sequence MALHHSLRDLVSVRGAGVVDEAEEFRGVLDDFLAEDEATLGELNLLVDAVRLGALRRVLDVMDHGAAPQAAIREAGAALARDRGTDDPTRSCWALASLGFALGKVDESTVRTFLGDTGTMSAPSRPVPPIAPAPDPVATGPTTAERPTTEALPDGAAAAAPPAAQPGAAPSPAPPTAAPQPAPYAGPVPPVIPEQRSSRAGVYLLILLVALLLGGLIATGIILLRSDDPTASDEPTSDAPDAGESAAKALVPRSAMLVPYVVDNISRIYQVDTLTGESEPMTSAGVDARLPTISPDRRTMTYQLGAPPSVVRSVDLETGEERDLFDADGDCGTAGRPAWSPDGSRFAVVCSGIDKVVDGIWVANADGSGLTEVVPDPDVNGSPTWISDTEFVFPIEEVESAPLTFWKSDADGSRIEQMDVELDGFLSHADWSPTAERLIFLVSPDAEMEGAVWTVDVDGEDAELVADGSYAHPVWSPDGDAIGVTSYDEEGEESLAYIPLDDPENPVIVPDPPPGDIGVPVWGTR is encoded by the coding sequence ATGGCGCTCCACCACTCCCTGCGCGACCTGGTGTCCGTCCGTGGCGCCGGCGTTGTCGACGAGGCCGAGGAGTTCCGCGGGGTCCTCGACGACTTCCTGGCCGAGGACGAGGCGACGCTCGGCGAGCTGAACCTGCTGGTCGACGCGGTGCGGCTGGGCGCACTGCGCCGCGTGCTCGACGTCATGGACCACGGAGCCGCGCCCCAGGCCGCCATCCGCGAGGCGGGCGCCGCCCTGGCCCGCGACCGCGGCACCGACGACCCGACGCGCTCGTGCTGGGCGCTCGCGAGCCTCGGCTTCGCGCTCGGCAAGGTCGACGAGTCGACGGTGCGGACGTTCCTGGGTGACACCGGCACCATGTCCGCCCCGAGCCGACCGGTCCCGCCGATCGCCCCGGCTCCCGACCCGGTCGCCACCGGACCCACGACTGCCGAGCGCCCGACGACCGAGGCGCTCCCCGACGGAGCAGCCGCGGCGGCGCCGCCGGCGGCTCAGCCCGGAGCCGCGCCGTCCCCCGCACCTCCGACCGCCGCCCCCCAGCCCGCCCCCTACGCCGGTCCGGTCCCTCCGGTGATCCCCGAGCAGCGGTCGAGCCGGGCCGGCGTCTACCTGCTGATCCTCCTGGTCGCCCTGCTCCTCGGCGGGTTGATCGCGACCGGGATCATCCTGCTGCGTTCCGACGACCCGACGGCCTCCGACGAGCCGACTAGCGACGCCCCTGACGCGGGTGAATCGGCCGCGAAGGCGTTGGTGCCGCGGTCCGCCATGCTGGTCCCGTACGTCGTGGACAACATTTCGCGGATCTACCAGGTCGACACGCTCACCGGGGAGTCCGAGCCGATGACCTCCGCCGGCGTCGACGCGCGGCTGCCGACGATCTCGCCGGACCGCCGCACCATGACCTACCAGTTGGGTGCCCCTCCTTCCGTCGTGAGGTCGGTGGACCTGGAGACCGGTGAGGAGCGGGACCTCTTTGATGCTGACGGCGACTGCGGAACCGCTGGTCGGCCTGCATGGAGTCCGGACGGCAGCCGCTTCGCGGTCGTTTGCTCGGGCATCGACAAGGTGGTCGACGGCATCTGGGTCGCCAACGCCGACGGCAGCGGACTCACCGAGGTGGTACCAGACCCCGATGTGAACGGTTCGCCGACCTGGATTTCCGACACCGAGTTCGTCTTCCCCATCGAGGAGGTCGAGTCAGCGCCGTTGACGTTCTGGAAGTCGGACGCTGACGGCAGCAGGATTGAGCAAATGGACGTCGAACTCGACGGGTTCCTGTCCCACGCAGACTGGTCGCCGACGGCGGAGCGACTGATCTTCCTTGTCTCGCCCGACGCCGAGATGGAGGGCGCGGTGTGGACGGTGGATGTTGACGGCGAAGACGCAGAGCTGGTGGCCGACGGGAGCTATGCCCACCCGGTCTGGTCGCCGGACGGGGACGCCATCGGCGTGACGTCATACGACGAGGAGGGGGAGGAGTCCCTCGCCTACATCCCGCTCGACGACCCCGAGAACCCCGTCATCGTCCCGGACCCGCCGCCCGGCGACATCGGGGTCCCGGTGTGGGGGACCCGCTAG
- the pheT gene encoding phenylalanine--tRNA ligase subunit beta, with translation MKAPLSWIKEYVDLPPDATTEQITDRLTDLGLKLEAIHSAAEGITGPLVIGRVLTMAAEPQKNGKTINWCTVDVGAANGTGEPQGIVCGAHNFQPGDLVVVVLPGGVLPGGFEISARKTYGHVSAGMICSARELGLGDDHEGIMVLPAEVGMPGEDAFDVLGLREEVIEFEINPDRAYALSLRGIAREAALAFDAPYRDPALRETPEPNADGYPVLVDDPVGCPVFVARTVIGFDPAAPTPAWMVERITQTGMRPISLAVDITNYVMLETGRPIHGYDLDKLRGAIRVRRAVEGERMTTLDSAERVLSPEDLVVTDDTGIIGLGGVMGGETTEMSATTTSMLIEAAHWDAVSMFRTGKRHKITSEAGKRNERGVDPTICEAAADRVVELLVQLGGGTAEPGVTVVGTPPEQPSIGMSADLPARVSGIDIDADTVVANLLAIGAAVDVEGDGAEGVTVTPPPWRPDVTDPFDLVEEVVRIVGYDQVPSVLPREAAGRGLTRPQKLRRRIGRTLAGAGCVEVVSFPFVGDATFDALGLPADDVLRRTVPLANPLSAEEPAYTTTLLPGVLKAAGRNIGRGAPGVALFETGTVAFPVDRGPAPIYGVDRRPDDADLQKLFEALPRQPQHLAVVLAGERERAGWWGQGRAAEWSDAVGLVRRLAAELGVTVDVGRANRMPWHPGRCAAFAIGELELGHAGELHPRVCAQFGLPQRSAALEIDLDLLMAQAPVVVPGPSFSSFPLAKEDVALVVADDIPATAVEAALRAGAGELLESVRLFDVYTGEQIGEGRKSLAFALRFRAPDRTLTEAETSAARDAAVARAAELVGAVQR, from the coding sequence GTGAAGGCACCGCTCTCCTGGATCAAGGAGTACGTCGACCTCCCGCCCGACGCCACCACCGAGCAGATCACCGACCGGTTGACCGACCTCGGCCTCAAGCTGGAGGCGATCCACAGCGCCGCCGAGGGCATCACCGGCCCGCTCGTCATCGGCCGGGTCCTGACCATGGCTGCCGAGCCTCAGAAGAACGGCAAGACCATCAACTGGTGCACCGTCGACGTCGGTGCCGCCAACGGAACGGGTGAGCCGCAGGGCATCGTGTGCGGTGCGCACAACTTCCAGCCGGGCGACCTGGTCGTCGTGGTCCTGCCGGGCGGCGTGCTTCCGGGTGGCTTCGAGATCTCGGCACGCAAGACCTACGGCCACGTCTCCGCCGGGATGATCTGCTCGGCCCGCGAGCTCGGCCTCGGCGACGACCACGAAGGGATCATGGTGCTGCCGGCCGAGGTCGGGATGCCCGGAGAGGACGCGTTCGACGTCCTCGGTCTCCGCGAGGAGGTCATCGAGTTCGAGATCAACCCCGACCGGGCCTACGCCCTCTCGCTGCGGGGGATCGCACGGGAGGCGGCGCTCGCCTTCGACGCGCCGTACCGCGACCCGGCGCTGCGCGAGACCCCCGAGCCCAACGCCGACGGCTACCCCGTCCTCGTGGACGACCCGGTCGGCTGTCCGGTCTTCGTCGCCCGCACGGTGATCGGCTTCGATCCGGCGGCACCCACCCCGGCCTGGATGGTCGAGCGGATCACCCAGACCGGCATGCGTCCGATCTCGCTGGCGGTCGACATCACCAACTACGTGATGCTCGAGACCGGCCGACCGATCCATGGCTACGACCTCGACAAGCTGCGGGGCGCGATCAGGGTGCGCCGCGCAGTCGAGGGGGAGCGGATGACGACCCTCGACAGCGCCGAGCGGGTGCTCTCGCCCGAGGACCTGGTCGTCACCGACGACACCGGGATCATCGGCCTGGGTGGCGTGATGGGCGGCGAGACCACCGAGATGTCGGCGACGACCACCAGCATGCTGATCGAGGCGGCGCACTGGGACGCGGTCTCGATGTTCCGGACCGGCAAGCGCCACAAGATCACCTCCGAAGCCGGCAAGCGCAACGAGCGCGGTGTCGACCCCACCATCTGCGAGGCCGCAGCCGACCGGGTCGTGGAGCTGCTCGTCCAGCTCGGCGGTGGTACGGCGGAACCCGGCGTGACCGTCGTCGGCACGCCCCCGGAGCAGCCGTCGATCGGGATGAGCGCCGACCTGCCGGCCCGTGTCAGCGGCATCGACATCGACGCCGACACCGTCGTCGCCAACCTGCTGGCCATCGGCGCGGCCGTCGACGTCGAGGGAGACGGCGCCGAAGGGGTGACCGTGACCCCGCCGCCGTGGCGTCCGGACGTCACCGACCCGTTCGACCTCGTGGAGGAGGTCGTCCGGATCGTCGGCTACGACCAGGTGCCGTCGGTGCTGCCGCGGGAGGCCGCGGGCCGCGGGCTCACCCGGCCCCAGAAGCTGCGTCGGCGGATCGGGCGCACGCTGGCCGGTGCCGGCTGCGTCGAGGTGGTCAGCTTCCCGTTCGTCGGCGACGCCACCTTCGACGCTCTCGGCCTGCCCGCGGACGACGTCCTCCGGAGGACGGTGCCGCTCGCCAACCCACTCTCGGCCGAGGAACCTGCCTACACCACGACCCTCCTCCCCGGAGTCCTGAAGGCCGCCGGGCGCAACATCGGGCGGGGAGCTCCGGGCGTCGCCCTCTTCGAGACCGGCACCGTGGCGTTTCCTGTCGACCGTGGCCCGGCGCCGATCTACGGAGTCGACCGACGCCCGGACGACGCCGACCTGCAGAAGCTGTTCGAGGCGCTGCCCCGGCAGCCGCAGCACCTGGCGGTCGTGCTGGCCGGTGAGCGCGAGCGCGCGGGCTGGTGGGGGCAGGGACGCGCAGCGGAGTGGTCCGACGCGGTCGGGCTCGTCCGACGGCTCGCCGCCGAGCTCGGGGTGACCGTCGACGTCGGACGGGCCAACCGGATGCCGTGGCACCCCGGCCGCTGCGCTGCCTTCGCGATCGGAGAGCTCGAGCTCGGGCACGCCGGTGAGCTGCACCCCCGGGTGTGTGCCCAGTTCGGGCTGCCGCAGCGGAGCGCGGCCCTCGAGATCGACCTCGACCTGCTGATGGCGCAGGCGCCCGTGGTGGTGCCGGGCCCGTCGTTCTCCTCGTTCCCGCTGGCCAAGGAAGACGTCGCGCTCGTGGTCGCCGACGACATACCAGCGACCGCGGTCGAGGCTGCCCTGCGGGCAGGCGCCGGGGAGCTGCTCGAGTCGGTGCGGCTCTTCGACGTCTACACCGGGGAGCAGATCGGCGAGGGCCGGAAGTCACTGGCGTTCGCGCTCCGGTTCCGCGCACCCGACCGCACCCTCACCGAGGCCGAGACCAGCGCCGCACGGGACGCGGCGGTGGCGCGGGCCGCCGAGCTGGTCGGGGCGGTTCAGCGCTGA
- a CDS encoding ACT domain-containing protein encodes MTSYTLSRFPETLAVVQLGPGAEIPTWAESSSIFSVTATATETSIVCAARSVPAKARHDKPYTAFVVVPEAGSADFDLSSGVTGVLVALLAPLADAGVSVFALSTFGTDWILVPKNDADKAEEAWRRSGHAIAPAVPA; translated from the coding sequence GTGACGTCCTACACGCTGTCCCGCTTCCCCGAGACCCTCGCGGTCGTCCAGCTCGGTCCGGGTGCCGAGATCCCGACCTGGGCCGAGTCCTCGTCGATCTTCTCGGTGACGGCGACCGCCACCGAGACGTCGATCGTCTGCGCCGCCCGGAGCGTCCCTGCCAAGGCCCGGCACGACAAGCCCTACACGGCGTTCGTGGTGGTGCCGGAGGCCGGCTCCGCCGACTTCGACCTCTCGTCCGGTGTCACCGGCGTGCTGGTCGCCCTGCTGGCGCCGCTCGCCGACGCCGGCGTGAGCGTGTTCGCCCTGTCCACCTTCGGCACCGACTGGATCCTGGTGCCCAAGAACGACGCGGACAAGGCCGAGGAGGCATGGCGACGATCGGGACACGCGATCGCCCCTGCCGTCCCCGCGTAG
- the argB gene encoding acetylglutamate kinase, protein MTDDPANEIVIETTLHHPGSPDPKKAATLAAALPWLKAYHGKVVVVKYGGNAMTDPDLKKAFAEDIAFLRFAGFKPVVVHGGGPQISQMLGRLGIQSEFRGGLRVTTPEAMDVVRMVLVGQVQRELVGLINEHGPLAVGLSGEDAGLFRAEATNTIVDGEEVDLGLVGEVAQVRPESVLDLIEAGRIPVVSSVAPDADGIVHNVNADSAAASLAVALGAEKLLVLTDVEGLYLDWPDPEEVIGEIAPEALEEILPTLASGMIPKMGACLQAVKGGVQRATVVDGRQPHAVLLELFTDEGVGTQVLPGVTTKTRKAREVGA, encoded by the coding sequence ATGACCGACGACCCAGCCAACGAGATCGTGATCGAGACGACGCTGCACCATCCAGGGAGTCCCGACCCCAAGAAGGCCGCCACCCTGGCCGCGGCGCTGCCGTGGCTGAAGGCCTACCACGGCAAGGTCGTGGTGGTGAAGTACGGCGGCAACGCGATGACCGACCCCGACCTCAAGAAAGCGTTCGCGGAGGACATCGCGTTCCTCCGTTTCGCCGGGTTCAAGCCGGTCGTGGTCCACGGCGGAGGTCCGCAGATCTCCCAGATGCTCGGCCGGCTCGGCATCCAGTCCGAGTTCCGCGGCGGGTTGCGGGTCACGACACCCGAGGCGATGGACGTCGTCCGGATGGTGCTGGTCGGACAGGTGCAGCGCGAGCTGGTCGGGCTGATCAACGAGCACGGACCGCTCGCCGTCGGCCTGTCCGGTGAGGACGCCGGGCTGTTCAGGGCCGAGGCGACCAACACGATCGTCGACGGCGAGGAGGTCGACCTCGGCCTCGTCGGCGAGGTGGCCCAGGTGCGGCCCGAGTCGGTGCTCGACCTGATCGAGGCCGGCCGGATCCCCGTCGTCTCCAGCGTCGCCCCCGACGCCGACGGCATCGTCCACAACGTCAACGCCGACTCCGCGGCGGCGTCGCTCGCGGTCGCGCTCGGTGCGGAGAAGCTGCTCGTCCTCACCGACGTCGAGGGCCTCTACCTCGACTGGCCCGATCCCGAGGAGGTGATCGGCGAGATCGCGCCCGAGGCTCTCGAGGAGATCCTCCCGACCCTCGCCAGCGGCATGATCCCGAAGATGGGCGCGTGCCTGCAGGCGGTCAAGGGCGGCGTGCAGCGCGCCACCGTCGTCGACGGACGACAGCCGCACGCCGTGCTCCTCGAGCTGTTCACCGACGAGGGTGTCGGCACCCAGGTGCTGCCCGGCGTCACCACCAAGACCCGCAAGGCAAGGGAGGTCGGAGCATGA